A genomic stretch from Ictalurus punctatus breed USDA103 chromosome 2, Coco_2.0, whole genome shotgun sequence includes:
- the paqr4a gene encoding progestin and adipoQ receptor family member 4a, with translation MLCVYVCVFFFFFCAMAYLNGPRLLDWSNSPPHLQFNRYVLTGYRPISSVQDCIRSLFYLHNELGNIYTHGIPLLCFLVLLPLYMPWSQISVTWLGVVHFLACLSPQLGSVLYHLFMNHEGGEPVYKKLLTLDMCGICMINTLGALPIVYSTLLCYPLLRGAALLTYIGLSSYAIYCAVTARSSVRRFRSFGGQALFRFFFLGLRLLGVGGGSPTAVRHFLTMEALAVSGGIINIARVPERFRPGLFDYWCNSHQIMHVLVVGSILSLHWGVLDDLLWINTYDCPAD, from the exons atgttgtgtgtgtatgtgtgtgtgttttttttttttttttgtgcaatggCCTATCTAAATGGACCCAGATTACTGGACTGGTCGAACTCTCCTCCTCACCTCCAGTTCAACAGATACGTCCTGACGGGCTACAGACCCATCTCCTCCGTGCAGGACTGCATCAGGAGCCTATTTTACCTGCACAATGAGCTGGGAAACATCTACACACACG GCATCCCTCTGCTGTGTTTCTTGGTGCTGCTCCCCCTCTACATGCCCTGGTCTCAGATCAGTGTGACGTGGCTGGGCGTGGTCCACTTCCTGGCCTGTCTGTCTCCTCAGCTCGGCTCCGTCCTCTATCACCTGTTCATGAACCACGAGGGCGGAGAACCCGTCTACAAAAAACTGCTCACCTTAGACATGTGCGGCATCTGCATGATTAACACGCTGG GCGCTCTGCCCATCGTCTACAGCACGCTACTGTGCTACCCGTTGCTGCGCGGCGCCGCCCTGCTGACCTACATCGGTCTGTCCAGTTACGCCATTTACTGCGCTGTGACGGCGCGGAGCAGCGTGCGCCGCTTCCGCTCGTTCGGGGGACAGGCGCTCTTTCGCTTCTTCTTCCTGGGGCTGCGGTTGTTGGGCGTGGGCGGCGGAAGCCCCACGGCGGTACGCCACTTCCTCACCATGGAGGCGTTGGCGGTGTCGGGCGGAATCATCAACATCGCCCGCGTGCCCGAACGCTTCCGCCCCGGTCTCTTTGACTACTGGTGCAATAGCCACCAGATCATGCACGTCCTGGTGGTCGGCTCCATCCTCTCGCTGCACTGGGGTGTCCTGGACGACCTGCTGTGGATCAACACCTACGACTGTCCGGCAGACTGA
- the LOC108280689 gene encoding perforin-1: MMICSYTHQGTRHITNPAMLLIWVVFAATLPPPTSQSCFKANESQCDNADFAPGSDLAGEGFDITTMQRKGAFVLDMSSWLQKDKSCTLCKNPYMGGQTQKIPVSVVDWRPSQKCSMKVSSSVYQSSEALVSASTSSIKNNWKLGLQITTPKVQGSLILAGSNSKLAGYSMGKTKKDKFSFTSHDVKCDYYRYKVSGSPLLHQELINEFGRLPEIYNESSKHLYYKLIDKFGTHYITKVTLGGEVRSVTSIKECEASLQGLSADEVKMCLDVEASVSMGIAANLKVEAHHCKQIKEESLSKKRFSSIFSDRETNVIGGHTQSVDLLFSSNNDPKAYKEWVSSLPAHPDVLSYSLEPLHELLPVKEPIREHLYTAIKDYILQRALLKNCTSPCKIGVKTNPNEPCSCSCHNNPGVALNCCPTQRGFAQITVTVIKATGLCGDYLSETDGFVKILLNGKISFGQTSVIKNDNSPKWDWDFHLGTVDLTHFSSVKLEVWDEDSNSNDDFLGECSIPVKSGVETNVCALNHGVLYYKVEVKCVHGLAGSSCTEYNPSPMEAQLEKVYVSRNARPIPRGMLLEMGVLLDERIPRFNQSNIRKAKGLEL, encoded by the exons ATGATGATCTGCTCATACACACATCAAG GAACAAGACACATAACAAATCCAGCCATGTTGCTGATTTGGGTCGTGTTTGCTGCAACTCTCCCTCCTCCAACCAGCCAGAGTTGCTTCAAGGCCAACGAGTCTCAATGTGACAATGCAGACTTCGCTCCGGGATCTGACCTAGCAGGAGAAGGCTTTGACATCACCACCATGCAACGGAAAGGGGCCTTTGTCCTTGACATGAGCTCCTGGCTCCAGAAGGACAAGTCCTGCACTCTGTGTAAAAACCCCTACATGGGAGGTCAAACGCAGAAGATCCCGGTTTCTGTGGTGGACTGGAGACCAAGTCAGAAGTGCAGCATGAAGGTGTCCAGCTCTGTCTACCAGTCCAGCGAGGCCCTGGTCAGCGCCAGCACCTCCTCTATCAAGAACAACTGGAAGTTAGGCTTGCAAATAACCACTCCCAAAGTCCAGGGATCACTGATACTGGCAGGCAGTAACTCCAAGTTGGCAGGGTATTCAATGGGGAAAACCAAAAAAGACAAGTTCAGTTTCACCAGCCATGATGTCAAATGTGATTATTACCG ATACAAGGTTTCAGGCAGTCCACTCCTGCACCAAGAGCTAATCAATGAATTCGGACGTCTGCCTGAGATATACAATGAGTCATCAAAGCACCTCTACTACAAGCTGATTGACAAGTTTGGTACTCATTATATCACAAAG GTGACTCTGGGTGGAGAGGTTCGCTCTGTGACCAGCATCAAGGAGTGCGAGGCGTCCCTGCAGGGTCTGAGTGCGGACGAGGTGAAGATGTGTCTGGACGTGGAGGCTTCTGTCAGTATGGGAATAGCTGCAAATCTGAAGGTCGAGGCTCATCACTGCAAGCAGATCAAGGAAGAGAGTCTGAGCAAAAAGAGATTTTCTAGTATCTTCAGTGACAG AGAAACAAATGTGATTGGTGGCCACACTCAGAGTGTCGACCTCCTTTTCTCATCAAATAATGACCCAAAGGCCTATAAGGAGTGGGTCTCATCTCTGCCTGCTCACCCTGATGTGCTTTCCTACTCACTCGAGCCCCTTCACGAGCTGCTGCCGGTAAAGGAACCAATCCGAGAGCATCTGTACACTGCCATCAAGGACTACATCCTCCAGAGGGCTCTGTTGAAAAACTGCACAAGCCCATGTAAGATCGGTGTGAAGACCAATCCCAACGAACCGTGCAGCTGCAGCTGCCACAACAACCCGGGTGTGGCTCTCAACTGCTGCCCAACTCAGAGAGGATTTGCTCAGATCACTGTAACTGTGATTAAAGCCACAGGTTTATGTGGAGATTACTTAAGTGAGACAGATGGATTCGTCAAGATCCTCCTCAATGGAAAGATTAGTTTTGGCCAGACGTCTGTGATAAAGAATGATAACTCACCCAAGTGGGACTGGGATTTCCATCTTGGAACTGTGGACCTTACTCATTTCAGCAGTGTGAAGCTGGAGGTGTGGGACGAGGACAGTAATTCAAATGATGACTTTCTTGGGGAATGCAGCATCCCAGTGAAATCTGGAGTTGAGACAAATGTCTGTGCACTCAATCACGGAGTTCTCTATTATAAAGTGGAGGTGAAGTGCGTTCACGGTTTGGCTGGTTCTTCATGCACGGAGTACAATCCCTCTCCCATGGAGGCACAGCTGGAGAAAGTGTACGTCTCCCGGAACGCTCGCCCGATTCCCAGAGGCATGCTGCTGGAGATGGGAGTGCTCCTCGATGAGCGTATTCCCCGCTTCAATCAGAGCAACATTCGCAAAGCTAAAGGTCTTGAGTTGTAG
- the LOC108280723 gene encoding perforin-1 isoform X1, giving the protein MQCCSFNYLQIHNSFTTGTGPTTNPAMLQALLIWAVFATNLPPPTSQSCFKAKETQCRNVDFAPGSDLAGEGFDITTMQRKGAFVLDMSSWLQKDKSCTLCKNPYMGGKTQKLPVSVVDWRPSQKCSMKVSGSVYQSSEALVSASTSSIENNWKSGLEITIPSVQGSLMLAGSNSKLAQYSMDKTKKDKFSFTNHDVSCGYYSYRVSSRPLLHPELTHEFRSLPAAYDSHTKHLYYKLIDKFGTHYITKVTLGGEVRSVTSIKECEASLQGLSVDDVKMCLDVEAAVSMGTAANLQTESHHCKQIKDKTLNKKSFASSFSDRETNIIGGHTQNVDLLFSSNNDPKAYKEWVSSLPTHPDVLSYSLEPLHELLPTKKLNREHLRNAIKDYILQRGLWKNCTSQCKTGVKTDPKEPCTCSCHNNPGVALNCCPTQRGFAQITVTVIKATGLWGDYFKQTDGYVKLLRNGKNFLDQTSVIWNQNSPTWNWDFNLGTEDLTQFSSVKLEVWDRDSGWDDDLLGACAVKLKSGVEENFCGLNHGTLYYKVQVKCVPGLSGTSCLEYKPSPMEAELQKVYVSRHARLIPRGMLLQMGVLLDERLPRFNQSNIRKATGFEL; this is encoded by the exons ATGCAGTGTTGTAGCTTTAACTATCTTCAAATTCACAATTCTTTTACTACAGGAACTGGACCTACAACGAATCCAGCTATGTTGCAGGCACTTCTGATTTGGGCCGTGTTTGCCACAAATCTCCCTCCTCCAACCAGCCAGAGTTGCTTCAAGGCAAAGGAAACTCAGTGTCGCAATGTGGACTTTGCTCCGGGATCCGACCTAGCAGGAGAAGGCTTTGACATCACCACCATGCAACGGAAAGGGGCCTTTGTCCTTGACATGAGCTCCTGGCTCCAGAAGGACAAGTCCTGCACTCTGTGTAAAAACCCCTACATGGGAGGTAAAACACAGAAGCTCCCGGTTTCTGTGGTGGACTGGAGACCGAGTCAGAAGTGCAGCATGAAAGTTTCTGGCTCTGTCTACCAGTCCAGCGAGGCCCTGGTCAGCGCCAGCACCTCCTCTATCGAGAACAACTGGAAGTCAGGCTTGGAAATAACCATTCCCAGTGTCCAGGGATCACTGATGCTAGCAGGCAGTAACTCCAAGCTGGCTCAATATTCAATGGATAAAACTAAAAAAGACAAGTTCAGCTTCACCAACCATGATGTCTCATGTGGATACTACAG TTACAGGGTTTCCAGCCGTCCACTCCTGCACCCAGAGCTAACGCATGAATTCAGAAGCCTCCCTGCAGCATATGATAGCCATACAAAGCACCTCTATTACAAGCTGATTGACAAGTTTGGTACTCATTACATCACAAAG GTGACTCTGGGTGGAGAGGTTCGCTCTGTGACCAGCATCAAGGAGTGCGAGGCGTCCCTGCAGGGTCTGAGCGTGGATGACGTGAAGATGTGTCTGGACGTGGAGGCTGCTGTCAGTATGGGAACAGCTGCAAATCTGCAGACTGAATCTCATCACTGCAAGCAGATCAAGGACAAGACTCTGAATAAAAAGAGTTTTGCTAGCAGCTTCAGTGACAG GGAAACTAACATTATTGGTGGACATACTCAAAATGTGGACCTTCTATTCTCGTCAAATAACGATCCAAAGGCCTATAAGGAGTGGGTCTCATCTCTGCCCACTCACCCTGATGTGCTTTCCTACTCGCTTGAGCCCCTTCACGAGTTGCTGCCGACTAAGAAGCTGAACCGAGAGCATCTGCGTAACGCCATCAAGGACTACATCCTCCAGAGAGGCCTGTGGAAAAATTGCACGAGCCAATGCAAAACCGGAGTGAAGACTGATCCTAAGGAGCCGTGCACCTGCAGCTGCCACAACAACCCGGGTGTGGCCCTCAACTGCTGCCCAACTCAGAGAGGATTTGCTCAGATCACTGTAACTGTGATTAAAGCCACAGGTTTATGGGGAGATTACTTCAAACAGACAGATGGCTATGTCAAGCTCCTCCGAAATGGTAAGAACTTCCTCGACCAGACCTCCGTGATCTGGAACCAAAACAGTCCAACATGGAACTGGGATTTCAATCTAGGAACTGAGGACCTGACTCAGTTCAGCAGTGTGAAGTTGGAGGTGTGGGACAGGGACAGTGGCTGGGATGACGACCTTCTCGGGGCATGCGCTGTTAAATTGAAATCTGGAGTGGAAGAGAACTTCTGTGGCCTCAATCATGGAACGCTGTACTATAAAGTGCAGGTGAAATGCGTTCCCGGTTTGTCTGGTACTTCGTGCTTGGAGTATAAGCCCTCTCCCATGGAAGCAGAGCTGCAGAAAGTGTACGTCTCCCGGCACGCTCGCCTGATTCCcagaggcatgctgctgcagaTGGGGGTGCTCCTCGATGAGCGTCT
- the LOC108280723 gene encoding perforin-1 isoform X2: MLQALLIWAVFATNLPPPTSQSCFKAKETQCRNVDFAPGSDLAGEGFDITTMQRKGAFVLDMSSWLQKDKSCTLCKNPYMGGKTQKLPVSVVDWRPSQKCSMKVSGSVYQSSEALVSASTSSIENNWKSGLEITIPSVQGSLMLAGSNSKLAQYSMDKTKKDKFSFTNHDVSCGYYSYRVSSRPLLHPELTHEFRSLPAAYDSHTKHLYYKLIDKFGTHYITKVTLGGEVRSVTSIKECEASLQGLSVDDVKMCLDVEAAVSMGTAANLQTESHHCKQIKDKTLNKKSFASSFSDRETNIIGGHTQNVDLLFSSNNDPKAYKEWVSSLPTHPDVLSYSLEPLHELLPTKKLNREHLRNAIKDYILQRGLWKNCTSQCKTGVKTDPKEPCTCSCHNNPGVALNCCPTQRGFAQITVTVIKATGLWGDYFKQTDGYVKLLRNGKNFLDQTSVIWNQNSPTWNWDFNLGTEDLTQFSSVKLEVWDRDSGWDDDLLGACAVKLKSGVEENFCGLNHGTLYYKVQVKCVPGLSGTSCLEYKPSPMEAELQKVYVSRHARLIPRGMLLQMGVLLDERLPRFNQSNIRKATGFEL; encoded by the exons ATGTTGCAGGCACTTCTGATTTGGGCCGTGTTTGCCACAAATCTCCCTCCTCCAACCAGCCAGAGTTGCTTCAAGGCAAAGGAAACTCAGTGTCGCAATGTGGACTTTGCTCCGGGATCCGACCTAGCAGGAGAAGGCTTTGACATCACCACCATGCAACGGAAAGGGGCCTTTGTCCTTGACATGAGCTCCTGGCTCCAGAAGGACAAGTCCTGCACTCTGTGTAAAAACCCCTACATGGGAGGTAAAACACAGAAGCTCCCGGTTTCTGTGGTGGACTGGAGACCGAGTCAGAAGTGCAGCATGAAAGTTTCTGGCTCTGTCTACCAGTCCAGCGAGGCCCTGGTCAGCGCCAGCACCTCCTCTATCGAGAACAACTGGAAGTCAGGCTTGGAAATAACCATTCCCAGTGTCCAGGGATCACTGATGCTAGCAGGCAGTAACTCCAAGCTGGCTCAATATTCAATGGATAAAACTAAAAAAGACAAGTTCAGCTTCACCAACCATGATGTCTCATGTGGATACTACAG TTACAGGGTTTCCAGCCGTCCACTCCTGCACCCAGAGCTAACGCATGAATTCAGAAGCCTCCCTGCAGCATATGATAGCCATACAAAGCACCTCTATTACAAGCTGATTGACAAGTTTGGTACTCATTACATCACAAAG GTGACTCTGGGTGGAGAGGTTCGCTCTGTGACCAGCATCAAGGAGTGCGAGGCGTCCCTGCAGGGTCTGAGCGTGGATGACGTGAAGATGTGTCTGGACGTGGAGGCTGCTGTCAGTATGGGAACAGCTGCAAATCTGCAGACTGAATCTCATCACTGCAAGCAGATCAAGGACAAGACTCTGAATAAAAAGAGTTTTGCTAGCAGCTTCAGTGACAG GGAAACTAACATTATTGGTGGACATACTCAAAATGTGGACCTTCTATTCTCGTCAAATAACGATCCAAAGGCCTATAAGGAGTGGGTCTCATCTCTGCCCACTCACCCTGATGTGCTTTCCTACTCGCTTGAGCCCCTTCACGAGTTGCTGCCGACTAAGAAGCTGAACCGAGAGCATCTGCGTAACGCCATCAAGGACTACATCCTCCAGAGAGGCCTGTGGAAAAATTGCACGAGCCAATGCAAAACCGGAGTGAAGACTGATCCTAAGGAGCCGTGCACCTGCAGCTGCCACAACAACCCGGGTGTGGCCCTCAACTGCTGCCCAACTCAGAGAGGATTTGCTCAGATCACTGTAACTGTGATTAAAGCCACAGGTTTATGGGGAGATTACTTCAAACAGACAGATGGCTATGTCAAGCTCCTCCGAAATGGTAAGAACTTCCTCGACCAGACCTCCGTGATCTGGAACCAAAACAGTCCAACATGGAACTGGGATTTCAATCTAGGAACTGAGGACCTGACTCAGTTCAGCAGTGTGAAGTTGGAGGTGTGGGACAGGGACAGTGGCTGGGATGACGACCTTCTCGGGGCATGCGCTGTTAAATTGAAATCTGGAGTGGAAGAGAACTTCTGTGGCCTCAATCATGGAACGCTGTACTATAAAGTGCAGGTGAAATGCGTTCCCGGTTTGTCTGGTACTTCGTGCTTGGAGTATAAGCCCTCTCCCATGGAAGCAGAGCTGCAGAAAGTGTACGTCTCCCGGCACGCTCGCCTGATTCCcagaggcatgctgctgcagaTGGGGGTGCTCCTCGATGAGCGTCT